Part of the Pirellulales bacterium genome, CGCGCGGTCAACGACCTGGGCTTTCGCGCCTTGCGCATCATTCCCTGGCTCTGGAACCGCCCGCCCAACGACAAGCTCTATTACCCGCTCTATGTTGCCTGCATCGAGCTCGACATTCCTTTCTGCACGCAGGTCGGCCATACAGGCCCTTTGCGTCCCTCGGAAACCGGCCGGCCGATCCCCTACATCGACGAAATCGCGCTGACTTTTCCCGAGCTGCGCATCGTCGGCGGCCACATCGGCTATCCCTGGACCGACGAGATGATCGCCGTGGCCTGGAAACACGCGAACGTCTACATCGACACCTCGGCATACCTGCCGCGCTACTACCCGCCGCAGTTGCTGCACTTCATGTCGACGTACGGCCGCGACAAGGTGCTGTTTGGCAGCAACTTTCCCATGCTGCGGCTGGACAAGTGTGCCCAGCAGGCGCGCGAGTTGGGTCTGCCGGCGCAGCTCGAGGCCAACTTCTTCCACGCCAACGCGCGGCGCGTCTTCAAGCTCGACTGACGCGTCGCCTCCGCCCCGGGATTCTCTAGGGAAGAAAAGGCTTGCCTTGGTCGGCGAGGCACGATACTATGCTACACATAGTATGCCATTCAGACCAAAGGGCTCAGCCATGCGAATCGAACGCGAGCTGATGCGTGGAGCCGGCCCCGTTGCCGTGCTCAAGCTACTCGAAGGGGGCGAGAAATACGGCTACGAGTTGATTGCCCTGCTCGACCAGCGCTCCGACGGCGTGCTGTCGATGGGACACTCGACGCTCTACCCGCTGCTCTACAACCTCGAAGCCCAAGGGCTGATCGCCGCCCACTGGCGCGACGGCGAGACGAACCGGCCGCGCAAGTACTATGCCCTCACCGCTCAGGGGCGAAAACGCCTGGCCGCCGACGTCAAGCAATGGGAAGCCGTGGCCCGGGCCATGCATGGCCTCGGCATCCTGCCTGCAGCACATGGGAACTGACGCAAGGGGCCAGCGCCGATGATCGAACATGCACGCA contains:
- a CDS encoding amidohydrolase family protein → MSTTKTPLIDAWAQPAVRGMFDRLPEIARLFAQSGTSELLERGVGPDELIGMMDAAGIERLVLTAWCQSGEWIFSNDLVAEYLRAHPTRFIGAAAVDLEHPVAAVRELRRAVNDLGFRALRIIPWLWNRPPNDKLYYPLYVACIELDIPFCTQVGHTGPLRPSETGRPIPYIDEIALTFPELRIVGGHIGYPWTDEMIAVAWKHANVYIDTSAYLPRYYPPQLLHFMSTYGRDKVLFGSNFPMLRLDKCAQQARELGLPAQLEANFFHANARRVFKLD
- a CDS encoding helix-turn-helix transcriptional regulator, with the protein product MRIERELMRGAGPVAVLKLLEGGEKYGYELIALLDQRSDGVLSMGHSTLYPLLYNLEAQGLIAAHWRDGETNRPRKYYALTAQGRKRLAADVKQWEAVARAMHGLGILPAAHGN